In Sphingomonas phyllosphaerae, one DNA window encodes the following:
- the polA gene encoding DNA polymerase I has product MPHLYLVDGSGYIFRAYHRLPPLTNKHGEPVGAVYGYTTMLWKLADALHKADGPTHMAVILDKSSSTFRNELYDQYKAHRPPPPEDLVPQFPMIRDATRAFSLPCIEEQGWEADDLIASYTKAALAQGWQVTIVSSDKDLMQLMTDPSVDMLDTMNNRTLGPADVEAKFGVGPDKLGEVLALMGDSVDNVPGVPGVGPKTAAKLILEHGDVEGVLAAADAMKKGKLRDNLIEHAGAARMSRKLVELACDVPLPQPLEELSLADGIPDAPLRAFLDHHGFRSLLTRLGEVADAPVAEASTDAAFDADEEEACNHDGYETVIDDAALDRWITVARHQGWVAIDTETTAKDPMLAELVGVSMALHPNLACYVPLAHGGSDMFAERPPQLDRDAALAKLKPLLEDPGVLKIGHNLKYDLIVLSRLGIDVAPYDDTIVMSFALDAGLHGHGMDELAATHLSHTCIAYKDVVGTGKKALGFHEVDLKAATRYAAEDADVTLRLWRRFTARLPREGGTRVYQMVDRPLVAVIARMERRGIKVDREKLAQLSGEFSTQIAQLEGVVHELAGGPFTIGSPKQLGDVLFERLGLKGGRKGKSGVYSTDVTELERLAADKDSAGAEIATKVLEWRQLTKLKNTYTDTLQEQIHPETGRVHTSYSLTGAQTGRLSSTDPNLQNIPIRTETGRQIRDAFVAEPGNVILAADYSQIELRLAAHMADVPQLKEAFARGDDIHSLTAQELFGDVTRDTRASAKTINFAILYGISRWGLAGRLDISADEAQAMIDRYFERFPGINRYIAETLTQVREHGFTETLFGRKTHFPRIRSKVQHERQGAERAAINAPIQGTSADIIKRAMARMEPALLEAGLPDVRMLLQVHDELVFELPEGDVERARPVIERVMAGAAEPSVVLDVPLGVEIGVGHSWGEAH; this is encoded by the coding sequence ATGCCGCACCTCTATCTCGTCGACGGATCGGGCTATATTTTCCGGGCCTATCACCGTCTCCCGCCGCTCACCAACAAGCATGGCGAGCCGGTCGGCGCGGTCTATGGCTATACGACGATGTTGTGGAAGCTCGCTGACGCGCTCCACAAGGCCGACGGGCCGACGCATATGGCGGTGATCCTCGACAAATCGAGCAGCACGTTCCGCAACGAACTGTACGACCAGTATAAGGCGCACCGCCCGCCGCCGCCCGAGGACCTCGTCCCGCAATTCCCGATGATCCGCGACGCGACGCGCGCCTTCTCGCTGCCGTGTATCGAGGAACAGGGCTGGGAGGCGGATGACCTGATCGCCAGCTATACCAAGGCGGCGCTGGCGCAAGGGTGGCAGGTGACGATCGTCAGTTCCGACAAGGACCTGATGCAGCTGATGACCGACCCATCGGTCGACATGCTCGATACGATGAACAACCGCACGCTCGGCCCCGCCGATGTCGAGGCGAAGTTCGGGGTCGGACCTGACAAGCTCGGCGAGGTGCTGGCGCTGATGGGCGACAGCGTCGACAACGTCCCCGGCGTCCCGGGCGTCGGGCCGAAGACCGCCGCGAAACTGATCCTCGAACATGGCGATGTCGAGGGTGTGCTGGCTGCCGCCGACGCGATGAAGAAGGGCAAGCTGCGCGACAATCTGATCGAACATGCCGGGGCGGCGCGGATGAGCCGCAAGCTGGTCGAGCTGGCGTGCGACGTGCCGCTGCCGCAACCGCTCGAGGAATTATCGCTGGCCGACGGCATCCCCGACGCGCCATTGCGTGCGTTCCTCGACCATCACGGCTTCCGCTCGCTGCTGACGCGGCTCGGCGAGGTCGCCGATGCGCCGGTCGCCGAGGCCTCAACCGACGCCGCCTTCGACGCGGACGAAGAAGAGGCGTGCAACCACGACGGCTATGAGACGGTGATCGACGACGCTGCGCTCGACCGCTGGATCACGGTCGCGCGGCATCAGGGCTGGGTGGCGATCGACACCGAGACGACCGCCAAGGATCCGATGCTCGCCGAGCTGGTCGGCGTCTCGATGGCGCTGCACCCGAACCTCGCCTGCTACGTGCCGCTCGCGCATGGCGGGAGCGACATGTTCGCCGAACGCCCGCCGCAGCTCGACCGTGACGCGGCGCTGGCCAAGCTCAAGCCGCTGCTGGAAGATCCCGGCGTCCTCAAGATCGGGCACAATCTCAAATACGATCTGATCGTGCTGTCGCGGCTCGGAATCGACGTCGCGCCCTATGACGATACGATCGTGATGAGCTTCGCGCTCGACGCCGGTCTGCACGGGCATGGCATGGACGAGCTGGCCGCGACGCATCTCTCGCACACCTGCATCGCCTACAAGGATGTGGTCGGGACCGGCAAGAAGGCGCTCGGCTTCCACGAGGTCGATCTGAAGGCGGCGACCCGCTACGCCGCCGAGGACGCCGACGTGACGCTGCGGCTGTGGCGGCGCTTCACCGCGCGGCTGCCGCGCGAGGGCGGAACGCGCGTCTATCAGATGGTCGATCGCCCGCTCGTGGCGGTGATCGCGCGGATGGAGCGGCGCGGGATCAAGGTCGATCGCGAGAAGCTGGCGCAGCTGTCGGGCGAATTCTCGACGCAGATCGCGCAACTGGAGGGCGTCGTCCACGAACTGGCCGGCGGGCCGTTCACGATCGGCAGCCCCAAGCAGCTCGGCGACGTTCTGTTCGAGCGGCTAGGGCTCAAGGGCGGGCGCAAGGGCAAGAGCGGCGTCTATTCGACCGACGTCACCGAGCTGGAGCGGCTCGCCGCGGACAAGGATTCTGCGGGCGCGGAGATCGCGACCAAGGTGCTGGAATGGCGTCAGCTCACCAAGCTGAAGAACACCTACACCGATACGTTGCAGGAGCAGATCCACCCCGAAACGGGTCGCGTCCATACCAGTTACTCGCTGACCGGCGCGCAGACCGGGCGGCTGTCGTCGACCGATCCCAACCTGCAGAACATTCCGATCCGCACCGAAACCGGGCGGCAGATCCGCGACGCGTTCGTCGCGGAGCCGGGCAACGTGATCCTCGCCGCCGATTACTCGCAGATCGAATTGCGGCTGGCGGCGCATATGGCGGACGTGCCGCAGCTCAAGGAGGCGTTTGCGCGCGGCGACGACATCCACAGCCTGACCGCGCAGGAACTGTTCGGCGATGTGACGCGCGACACGCGCGCGAGCGCCAAGACGATCAACTTCGCGATCCTCTACGGCATCTCGCGCTGGGGTCTTGCGGGGCGGCTGGATATCTCCGCCGACGAGGCGCAGGCGATGATCGACCGCTATTTCGAACGCTTCCCCGGCATCAACCGCTATATCGCCGAGACGCTGACGCAGGTGCGCGAGCACGGCTTCACCGAGACGTTGTTCGGGCGCAAGACGCACTTCCCGCGCATCCGCAGCAAGGTGCAGCACGAGCGGCAGGGGGCGGAGCGCGCCGCGATCAACGCGCCGATCCAGGGGACGAGCGCCGACATCATCAAGCGCGCCATGGCGCGGATGGAGCCGGCGTTGCTCGAGGCGGGGCTGCCCGACGTGCGGATGCTGTTGCAGGTCCACGACGAACTGGTGTTCGAGCTGCCCGAGGGCGACGTCGAGCGTGCGCGCCCGGTGATCGAGCGGGTGATGGCGGGGGCGGCGGAACCGTCGGTGGTGCTCGACGTGCCGCTGGGGGTGGAGATCGGTGTGGGGCATAGCTGGGGGGAGGCACATTGA
- a CDS encoding lipopolysaccharide biosynthesis protein has protein sequence MTATDQPEDIAALAKGGRTNVAGFVLRLGARIPFLFIAGHMYGAALVGRFAIAVVVVEFAALIATLGLKRGLAQALSSTERPHNHVVFDALALALIASLIASVMLFAFPQAMYPNSAIGGLDRLFPLIILAPALSDVSLAALAYRHNVKASVTARAVIEPWTLSIFAFLFSFFTHKDGLVLAYVASMVAALTASIVPLIRSYGVPHGWSPHVGQLWQMTRANTPLAGADALEWGSRNVDRLILGTLFAPSVVGIYYMAQQVASLPQKLKTSFDPILGPVVTQSLARGDLAAIARQVRQVAFWIIAAQLALAITASIPREGVMATIGPQFVGGAAPMVFLLFAEVFASTGAVSESALVYMARHRNLLISMTMIALQIALSFALILALRAAGYGVTTQAAGAPVALMLVVLLTSFIKAGVLGRLLGASVSPMRWPLVWAACAGAAVGGAFALLPPGWRWAQVSIGVAATLAAYLFVIWRYAFGPEDRALFSKMPSAEEATLPNEGGFIR, from the coding sequence ATGACCGCCACCGACCAACCCGAAGACATCGCAGCGCTCGCCAAGGGCGGTCGCACCAACGTCGCGGGGTTCGTCCTGCGGCTCGGCGCGCGCATCCCGTTCCTGTTCATCGCCGGCCATATGTACGGCGCGGCGCTCGTCGGTCGCTTCGCGATCGCGGTGGTGGTGGTCGAGTTCGCCGCGCTGATCGCAACCCTCGGGCTCAAGCGTGGCCTCGCCCAAGCCTTGTCCTCAACCGAGCGCCCGCACAATCACGTCGTCTTCGACGCGCTGGCGCTCGCGCTGATCGCCAGCCTGATCGCCAGCGTAATGCTGTTCGCCTTCCCGCAGGCGATGTACCCCAATTCAGCGATCGGCGGGCTCGACCGGCTGTTCCCGCTCATCATCCTCGCACCGGCGCTGTCCGACGTCAGCCTCGCCGCGCTCGCTTACCGCCACAACGTGAAGGCGAGCGTAACCGCGCGCGCCGTGATCGAGCCGTGGACGCTGTCGATCTTCGCGTTCCTGTTCTCGTTCTTCACCCACAAGGACGGGCTGGTGCTCGCCTATGTCGCGAGCATGGTCGCGGCGCTGACCGCGAGCATCGTGCCGCTGATCCGCAGCTATGGCGTGCCGCACGGCTGGTCGCCGCACGTCGGGCAATTGTGGCAGATGACGCGCGCCAACACGCCGCTGGCCGGCGCGGATGCGCTCGAATGGGGCAGCCGCAACGTCGACCGGCTGATCCTCGGCACGCTGTTCGCGCCGAGCGTGGTCGGCATCTATTATATGGCGCAACAGGTCGCGAGCCTGCCGCAGAAGCTCAAGACCAGCTTCGACCCGATCCTGGGGCCGGTGGTGACGCAGAGCCTCGCGCGCGGCGATCTGGCGGCGATCGCACGGCAGGTGCGGCAGGTGGCGTTCTGGATCATCGCCGCGCAGCTCGCGCTCGCGATCACCGCCTCGATCCCGCGCGAGGGGGTGATGGCGACGATCGGCCCGCAGTTCGTCGGCGGTGCGGCGCCGATGGTGTTCCTGTTGTTCGCCGAGGTGTTCGCCTCGACCGGCGCGGTGTCCGAATCGGCGCTCGTCTATATGGCGCGGCATCGCAACCTGTTGATCTCGATGACGATGATCGCGTTGCAGATCGCGCTGTCGTTCGCGTTGATCCTCGCGTTGCGCGCGGCGGGATACGGGGTGACGACACAGGCGGCTGGCGCGCCGGTCGCGTTGATGCTGGTGGTGCTGCTCACCTCGTTCATCAAGGCCGGGGTGCTGGGGCGGCTGTTGGGCGCGAGCGTCTCGCCGATGCGCTGGCCGCTCGTCTGGGCGGCGTGCGCGGGGGCGGCGGTCGGCGGGGCGTTCGCGCTGCTGCCGCCGGGGTGGCGCTGGGCGCAGGTGTCGATCGGGGTCGCCGCGACGCTGGCGGCATATCTGTTCGTGATCTGGCGCTACGCCTTCGGCCCCGAGGATCGCGCGCTGTTCAGCAAGATGCCGAGCGCGGAAGAGGCGACGTTGCCCAACGAGGGCGGGTTCATCCGGTAG